In Periplaneta americana isolate PAMFEO1 chromosome 3, P.americana_PAMFEO1_priV1, whole genome shotgun sequence, the following are encoded in one genomic region:
- the LOC138696372 gene encoding mucin-17-like isoform X3 yields MCEQTEVSYLDGDVVWVKLGSCWWPGHVKDVDKLPEEILSSLKKRPIAAVKFFQEDTFEYVRNLNQICMYNCRKKNEFIKKGLDIYRTRRREGSTVMDKFPDDVATAEKLTGGDPDILRDTAFAPEEKPNYRDIFGGDKKTASPDKKSKHNGSPSKDKVTWKVKPLPSSANGRRTQKSPSLPLLQQSRQITHPRFVSEVRDDSDHVVRIRQQPVSTPNRDEQSGTPSPQYKCHICDFTSSRLNVIVYHNKFHSADAANNGRGVSDRGSSTSKAAGRGRGRPSVSTPSDKPRARSKSIPTVSNTPTRADSIGERSVPKRKLIDESDTEAVKDESNAVSKQSPEKHAKTEKKSPKTPIFGKRKGTKWGGERPVKKKKNDEEIREKLLADWDDEDEEQEEKEIELIKQELSKSEIANNQPSNPVPATSQSESVTETKPVVEPQETVKRKETSCFDFDDAEDANLGSELEERAKKFVENRKIPRIIDDKIDLATKRKCIIEEIKSVNSVETLNTKAVEPVPEILPVQAPPKEKTEEDEDEEEEDDEEEEEKEKEKEKEQEEETETPTVDSEDMDTAFKTLLAETTVPVLPEVPELPSTVTSPPPDVESSLPDIVLDSNTGHIAPDTEISVSTLPDSSGGDHDYSIKKECEEAATKPDENEDKSTKTEHKQVTESAQVSVEYDELELDINSMPVVMTDAIITEEPESKPSLMPASAPIQDLISDPSEKPSVSQNEDTVKAVPVVVTTTTSEIPVLPKSSVIASPMPGGSGGSLVKPAQGTPIKTMKLQATPVSAPGTTVAVSGAISKLKSGSGATVISQKGPGGGKLVIVQTSPGQQSRYTVGKTTQQRVTQQQIVQQAVGGGKVVILTKPQSAGGQQKIITTALSPQQQRILTTSGKLQAQPQLIMTSTGAILTPINPRSVMAKGTKLTPISQQQMRALQGSKQTVGTKFTMQSTQAKVILPTLQKASVTQTSPVRVIGTLKPQSNTILIQTTQGTAVSGTVLSKPVAASSGQLQAKLSAAQPVTRLSTPKPKILTSTGGASTVQRITVPTTVGGKTVQGAQSQSKVLEIRPTGAPRMVVQKVQSPLPAKTGSIGLLTNVSQVKKVSGIYPRAPSIQKINQPASQTQVVQKVSTQQAVQKVITSQTVKKPLSQQKVTDTNIVSKRVPIVVPAGSLQSGGEIASLQALQPSVTVTQSVPQSSMALSTPQSIATSTIPVAQGSSISLPSLQPAAVTTSGTSVITPEHIAQVVAATPSEQLGDGGTATYVLVTIDDSVALQPYDNSTLLTYDGSVPTSEGAARTLYIDPASISTSGDLENIILTIDNSASSSGAVLNLGQTSTMPVNPATSIPVESSASSVFNIGPSAHVSGNKTPQSGGSNQDILAEALANTQVFQPDSAIQDSLTVVNSSQSTVMTPRLLEPSPLLTSTPSTLHQATMLLPSLSTVLPPPNPAGVLETSLTLNQPIMTPLEVPSSAVPTLQAPPPVPSSLELPLTITQPALSVTSQSYSTLPVTASSHSSSESPVCNATLPVTMTEPTTVATANFNPSMPLLSEETDSQCEVDNTSASQNTYSRSSENQQDAIDRRPLENLMQDTGHTVLTSYSNTDNSESQHKDSEVPDMKLSEGITSSSTQSASEPQSAAEAEVSNQTEMQTALESSVVDNSTSDTNHSSSSHLASDGSPHNTPYSLVTESSTSHTETTTPLPSFTEISDSTSSISANAVQPPDDSTFESSSEIPVEDPSSSQFQATAEDVGVRSCYMQSPPSSDEKIVTNDSSSQILDSAPSSCDTDVLTSFEKASEVTGSAEKQGSFSYPPEGVSQGLTDAVVTSVSHSMPLLMDEPMTEAANDSTGSDEPLGTKSALQEDDMRVEQNERSKDQGSLSPTHVPCSDLNDDLDEELPPALSPQRETKSE; encoded by the exons atgtgtGAGCAGACAGAGGTTAGTTACCTCGATGGTGACGTTGTGTGGGTGAAGCTAGGTTCGTGTTGGTGGCCAGGTCATGTCAAAGATGTCGACAAGCTACCAGAGGAGATTCTATCCAGCCTCAAGAAGAGGCCTATTGCAGCTGTGAAGTTCTTTCAGGAAGATACATT TGAGTACGTGAGGAATCTGAATCAAATATGTATGTACAACTGCCGGAAAAAGAATGAGTTCATCAAAAAAGGTCTTG aTATATATCGCACGAGACGTCGAGAAGGCTCGACTGTTATGGACAAGTTTCCTGATGATGTTGCAACTGCTGAGAAACTAACAGGGGGTGATCCAGATATTCTGAGAGATACAGCATTTGCTCCAGAAGAGAAACCAAATTACCGTGATATTTTTGGAGGGGATAAAAAGACTGCTTCACCTGACAAAAAGAGCAAACATAATGGCTCCCCAAGTAAAGACAAAGTGACCTGGAAAGTAAAACCTTTGCCATCATCTGCAAATGGGCGAAGGACCCAGAAGTCTCCATCATTGCCATTGTTGCAGCAGTCACGACAGATCACGCACCCGCGATTTGTGAGTGAGGTCAGGGATGACTCGGACCATGTGGTGCGCATCCGACAACAACCAGTGAGCACACCAAACCGGGATGAGCAGTCAGGCACTCCAAGTCCTCAATACAAGTGCCATATCTGTGACTTCACTTCCAGTCGCCTGAACGTGATCGTCTACCACAACAAGTTTCATAGTGCAGATGCTGCCAACAATGGTAGAGGAGTCAGTGACAGAGGAAGCTCTACCAGCAAAGCAGCTGGGCGAGGTCGAGGCAGGCCTTCTGTAAGTACCCCTAGTGACAAACCTCGAGCCCGCAGTAAGAGCATACCCACTGTATCTAACACCCCCACAAGAGCAGATAGCATTGGAGAGAGGAGTGTCCCCAAGAGGAAGCTCATTGACGAAAGTGACACAGAAGCTGTGAAGGATGAGTCCAATGCTGTTTCCAAGCAGAGTCCAGAGAAACATGCCAAGACAGAGAAGAAGTCGCCTAAAACCCCGATCTTTGGAAAGAGAAAAGGAACTAAATGGGGTGGAGAGCGACctgtaaagaaaaagaaaaatgatgaagAAATACGAGAAAAGCTTCTTGCAGACtgggatgatgaagatgaagaacaaGAAGAGAAAGAGATCGAATTAATCAAGCAAGAGCTAAGCAAGAGCGAAATAGCCAACAATCAGCCATCCAACCCTGTCCCAGCTACAAGTCAAAGTGAAAGTGTGACTGAAACAAAGCCTGTTGTGGAACCTCAAGAGACAGTAAAACGTAAAGAAACGTCTTGCTTTGATTTTGATGATGCTGAGGATGCAAACTTAGGCAGTGAGTTAGAAGAAAGGGCTAAGAAATTTGTAGAGAATAGAAAAATTCCTAGAATAATAGATGATAAGATTGATTTAGCAACGAAACGCAAGTGTATTATTGAGGAAATAAAGAGTGTGAACTCGGTAGAAACATTAAATACCAAAGCAGTAGAACCTGTACCAGAAATTCTTCCAGTCCAGGCTCCACCCAAGGAAAAGactgaagaagatgaagatgaagaggaggaggatgatgaggaggaggaagagaaggagaaggaaaaagagaaagagcAGGAAGAGGAGACAGAGACTCCCACTGTGGACAGTGAAGATATGGATACTGCATTCAAGACACTGCTAGCTGAAACTACTGTACCTGTGCTACCTGAAGTCCCTGAACTGCCTAGCACCGTTACTAGTCCACCCCCTGATGTGGAGAGTTCATTGCCAGACATAGTGCTGGATAGCAACACTGGCCATATCGCTCCTGACACAGAGATATCAGTATCCACTCTGCCTGACAGCAGTGGAGGTGACCATGATTACAGTATCAAGAAGGAGTGTGAAGAGGCAGCAACGAAACCAGATGAAAATGAGGATAAGTCCACGAAAACAGAGCACAAGCAGGTGACTGAAAGTGCTCAAGTCTCAGTAGAGTATGACGAGTTGGAATTGGATATCAACTCAATGCCTGTCGTGATGACAGATGCCATAATCACAGAGGAGCCAGAATCGAAACCTTCACTCATGCCTGCATCTGCGCCTATTCAGGACCTGATCTCAGATCCCTCTGAGAAACCTTCAGTATCACAAAACGAGGACACAGTGAAGGCAGTCCCTGTGGTGGTTACGACAACCACTTCAGAGATTCCTGTCTTGCCAAAGAGCAGTGTCATTGCCAGTCCTATGCCAGGTGGCAGTGGTGGCTCCCTTGTGAAACCTGCACAGGGCACGCCTATCAAAACCATGAAATTGCAGGCCACACCTGTATCAGCGCCAGGGACCACTGTTGCTGTATCAGGCGCTATCAGCAAGTTAAAGAGTGGGAGTGGAGCAACTGTTATCTCTCAGAAAGGTCCTGGGGGTGGGAAGTTGGTGATAGTGCAGACATCTCCAGGTCAGCAGTCAAGGTACACAGTAGGCAAGACTACTCAACAGCGTGTGACACAACAGCAAATCGTGCAGCAGGCAGTGGGGGGTGGTAAGGTAGTGATACTGACCAAGCCACAGAGTGCTGGCGGTCAGCAAAAGATAATTACAACGGCACTGTCTCCACAACAACAGCGTATTCTGACGACAAGTGGCAAGCTGCAGGCACAACCCCAACTAATAATGACGAGCACAGGGGCAATATTGACTCCAATTAATCCGAGAAGTGTAATGGCCAAGGGCACTAAACTTACTCCAATAAGTCAACAACAGATGAGGGCTCTACAAGGCAGTAAACAGACAGTGGGAACCAAGTTCACAATGCAGAGCACTCAGGCCAAGGTGATACTGCCTACATTGCAGAAGGCTTCTGTGACACAGACATCTCCAGTTAGGGTTATTGGCACACTAAAACCCCAGTCCAACACAATACTCATACAAACTACACAGGGCACTGCTGTGTCAGGGACAGTACTTAGCAAGCCTGTAGCAGCTTCATCTGGACAATTGCAGGCAAAGCTTAGTGCAGCCCAGCCTGTAACAAGACTTTCCACACCGAAACCAAAGATTCTGACAAGCACTGGTGGTGCTTCAACTGTGCAAAGAATTACTGTGCCCACCACTGTGGGAGGAAAGACGGTTCAGGGAGCACAGTCACAGTCAAAAGTTCTTGAAATCAGACCTACAGGTGCACCACGAATGGTTGTCCAGAAGGTACAAAGCCCACTACCTGCTAAGACTGGAAGCATAGGCTTGTTGACAAATGTGTCGCAGGTAAAGAAAGTGAGTGGTATTTATCCCAGGGCACCATCCATTCAAAAGATTAATCAGCCTGCCAGTCAGACACAAGTTGTGCAAAAAGTATCGACTCAGCAGGCAGTTCAGAAAGTTATCACATCACAAACTGTAAAGAAACCTTTATCACAACAGAAAGTCACTGATACTAACATAGTGTCAAAGCGTGTGCCAATTGTTGTACCTGCAGGCAGTTTGCAGTCAGGTGGGGAAATTGCCAGCCTACAAGCTTTGCAACCAAGTGTTACAGTCACACAAAGTGTGCCTCAAAGCAGTATGGCACTATCCACTCCGCAGAGCATTGCAACATCCACCATTCCTGTTGCACAGGGCAGTTCCATAAGCCTGCCCAGCTTGCAGCCAGCAGCAGTGACAACATCAGGAACATCAGTCATAACACCTGAGCATATAGCACAAGTGGTAGCAGCAACACCATCAGAGCAGCTTGGAGACGGTGGTACAGCCACATATGTGTTGGTCACTATAGATGACTCAGTTGCCCTGCAGCCTTATGACAACTCTACTCTCCTGACTTATGATGGTAGTGTGCCAACTAGTGAGGGCGCAGCACGCACTTTGTACATAGATCCAGCTTCCATCAGTACATCAGGAGATTTAGAGAACATCATCCTGACCATTGACAACTCTGCATCAAGCTCTGGGGCCGTACTGAACCTGGGACAGACTAGCACCATGCCTGTGAACCCTGCAACGAGCATTCCAGTCGAGAGCTCAGCATCATCTGTATTCAACATAGGGCCTTCTGCTCATGTGTCAGGCAACAAAACACCCCAATCTGGAGGATCCAACCAGGACATTCTTGCTGAAGCACTGGCTAACACCCAAGTCTTCCAACCTGACAGTGCAATACAAGACTCCCTAACTGTGGTAAACAGCAGCCAATCCACTGTAATGACTCCACGCCTTCTAGAGCCATCCCCTCTCCTTACTTCCACTCCTTCCACCCTGCATCAGGCTACAATGTTGTTGCCCTCTCTGTCTACTGTTCTGCCACCACCAAATCCCGCTGGTGTCTTAGAGACTTCACTGACTTTGAACCAACCTATCATGACTCCTCTAGAGGTTCCATCATCTGCTGTTCCAACATTGCAGGCTCCTCCTCCTGTTCCCTCTTCACTAGAGCTCCCACTCACTATAACACAACCAGCTCTGTCAGTGACTTCTCAGTCATACTCTACTCTACCAGTGACTGCTTCTTCTCACAGCTCATCAGAATCTCCTGTGTGTAATGCCACATTGCCAGTGACCATGACTGAACCAACAACAGTTGCCACAGCAAACTTCAACCCTTCAATGCCACTTTTGTCAGAAGAGACTGACTCCCAGTGTGAAGTTGACAATACATCAGCTTCCCAGAACACCTACAGTAGGAGTTCTGAGAACCAGCAAGATGCAATAGATAGGAGACCCCTTGAAAACCTGATGCAGGATACAGGACATACTGTCCTTACATCCTACTCTAACACTGACAATAGTGAGTCCCAGCACAAGGATTCCGAGGTGCCCGACATGAAGTTGTCAGAGGGTATCACATCTAGCAGCACACAGTCTGCATCAGAACCACAATCAGCGGCAGAAGCTGAGGTGTCAAACCAGACTGAGATGCAAACTGCTTTGGAATCATCTGTTGTGGATAACAGCACTTCTGATACTAATCATTCCTCATCAAGCCACCTTGCTTCAGATGGAAGCCCGCACAACACCCCTTATAGCCTTGTGACCGAAAGCAGCACTTCTCACACTGAGACCACTACCCCTCTGCCATCCTTCACCGAGATTTCAGACAGTACATCGAGCATCTCAGCAAATGCTGTCCAGCCACCCGATGACTCCACATTTGAAAGCAGTTCTGAAATACCAGTGGAAGATCCCTCATCCTCACAATTCCAGGCCACCGCAGAAGATGTAGGTGTGCGCTCATGTTACATGCAGAGCCCACCAAGTTCTGATGAGAAGATAGTGACAAATGATTCCTCCTCACAAATCCTAGACTCTGCCCCTAGTTCGTGTGACACAGATGTTCTGACAAGCTTTGAAAAGGCGTCAGAAGTGACTGGTTCTGCAGAAAAACAGGGTAGCTTCTCATACCCTCCAGAGGGTGTGTCCCAAGGCCTGACAGATGCTGTTGTAACTAGTGTGTCCCACTCCATGCCTTTGCTTATGGATGAACCTATGACAGAGGCTGCAAACGACTCCACAGGGTCAGATGAGCCCCTCGGGACAAAAAGTGCTTTGCAGGAAGATGACATGAGGGTTGAACAAAATGAAAG GTCAAAAGACCAGGGGTCTCTTTCTCCCACACATGTCCCTTGCTCAGACTTGAATGATGATTTGGATGAGGAGTTGCCCCCTGCATTGTCACCACAGCGAGAAACTAAAAGTGAGTAA